One window from the genome of Leptospira broomii serovar Hurstbridge str. 5399 encodes:
- a CDS encoding transporter, with the protein MPLSNRIGSLLKTTRKIILISMIFGGTLLSAEEGILDDLFGNKEGSKKSPKNISESKNKESENSERSKLPENSEKKESPAEPKKDSSSFNVDEQDASTLKEDGKNPVVVEKKESEHSRKHASNHLLEAPSGLMGTHTHVPGNIMVEYRYMLMNMSGLYQGSNKIDPMLPLVFPHQTTTNGSIIGLPTASPTFGNSTYMMTPTRMNMEMHMATVMGAITENLTAMAMIPFVRNSMEMLNGGSYLKTYMSAQGVGDIQGRISYRTMHKENHSLLLSLGLSFPTGSIDQQDFMAPGLPRIKVPYGMQPGTGTYNPSPGLTYTGKWEKIFWGTQALANLRDGKNANGYKFGNRYEASFWIGLKVKDWISFLGRIQLDKWENLSGSDPSLPIAMNPQNDPEKQGGRRTIAFAGTNIKLPLISDLETRINFEYGVPIQQHLNGPQLGLKSAFNVSAQALF; encoded by the coding sequence ATGCCTTTATCAAATCGAATCGGTTCCCTCTTGAAGACGACTCGGAAAATCATTTTAATTTCCATGATATTCGGAGGCACTCTTCTCTCCGCGGAGGAGGGAATTCTGGACGATCTTTTCGGAAATAAAGAGGGTAGCAAAAAGTCGCCAAAAAATATTTCTGAAAGTAAAAATAAAGAATCCGAAAACTCGGAAAGAAGCAAGCTTCCGGAAAATTCCGAAAAAAAGGAATCTCCGGCCGAACCGAAAAAAGATTCATCTTCCTTTAATGTCGACGAGCAAGACGCATCGACGTTAAAGGAAGATGGTAAGAACCCGGTAGTGGTCGAAAAAAAGGAGTCCGAACATTCCCGCAAGCATGCTTCCAATCACCTACTGGAAGCCCCATCCGGATTAATGGGAACTCACACTCACGTACCGGGGAATATTATGGTAGAATATCGTTATATGCTTATGAATATGTCCGGTTTGTATCAGGGCTCGAATAAGATAGATCCCATGCTGCCCCTCGTATTTCCTCACCAAACGACGACGAACGGCAGTATTATCGGATTGCCTACAGCCTCGCCGACATTTGGAAATTCGACTTACATGATGACTCCTACCCGAATGAATATGGAAATGCATATGGCAACCGTCATGGGCGCGATTACCGAAAACCTTACAGCAATGGCAATGATTCCTTTCGTAAGGAACAGTATGGAAATGTTGAACGGCGGCAGTTATTTAAAAACTTATATGAGTGCACAAGGAGTGGGAGACATTCAAGGCAGAATATCATATCGAACCATGCATAAAGAAAATCATTCGCTTTTATTAAGCCTCGGCCTAAGTTTTCCGACGGGCTCGATCGATCAACAGGACTTCATGGCGCCGGGATTACCCCGAATAAAAGTCCCGTACGGTATGCAACCGGGAACCGGAACTTATAATCCTTCTCCCGGATTAACATATACCGGAAAATGGGAAAAAATATTCTGGGGAACGCAAGCGTTGGCCAACTTAAGAGACGGGAAAAACGCAAACGGATATAAATTCGGAAACCGTTACGAAGCTTCTTTTTGGATAGGCCTGAAAGTTAAGGATTGGATTTCGTTTCTAGGAAGAATACAGCTCGATAAGTGGGAGAATTTGTCCGGCTCGGACCCGAGCTTACCGATAGCGATGAATCCGCAAAACGATCCCGAAAAACAAGGAGGCAGAAGAACGATCGCCTTCGCAGGAACAAATATTAAACTTCCATTAATTTCTGATCTTGAAACTAGAATCAATTTCGAATATGGTGTTCCAATCCAGCAACATTTAAACGGCCCCCAACTCGGATTAAAATCCGCATTCAACGTATCGGCACAGGCTCTGTTTTAA
- a CDS encoding M14 family zinc carboxypeptidase, producing MPPVQLPLRFRLFIIPAGCLILSSLASCLYRTTIPSRPLNDSGKTALLRVDRGAKEEFLRITDYRIPFTFEEKDSYYAVISRATLKQYGFPKSGISIVNKYPFKYYSGNYQDLINESIFALGDVKKGYKDNSLNFHYLYWTTKLFPGQASFEVIGKSARGSDIFAILLTDTRLSDDGKVSVLFNCAHHSNEVISVEHCYDVIYGILSSKKEYADALSKLKIWVVPIVNPDGAKVFWQDTIAMGRKNGAPGYGPILEKDNPGVDINRNYPFFWGKTNSNQTSSIPASTFYRGPGPASEPETKAMIALAEKERFAGSISYHAYANCILVPYSIDDTKNPEPDLTWDLGKRIASEIRSYNPEKSFQARKNIYGVDGVDQDYFFFKYGTLAYLLETSHSNPPYSDVPKIVESMRPAWTLLLEEILEGNKIFFRIRDEGGHPISANVIYENQTFFQNETRSSRPRDGLFFQTFPSLRKIRIRLEKDGYETLYWEGPTWKSWKAVDLVLKRLR from the coding sequence TTGCCTCCGGTGCAGCTCCCGCTTCGATTTCGCTTATTCATCATTCCTGCTGGATGCCTGATTCTTTCCTCATTGGCATCCTGTCTATACCGAACGACAATACCCTCTCGACCTCTGAACGATTCCGGTAAAACCGCTTTGCTACGGGTGGATCGAGGGGCCAAGGAAGAGTTTCTTCGAATCACTGATTATCGCATTCCATTTACTTTCGAAGAGAAAGATTCATATTACGCCGTAATATCCAGGGCAACGCTTAAGCAATACGGTTTTCCGAAAAGCGGGATATCGATCGTAAACAAATATCCGTTTAAATACTATTCCGGAAATTATCAGGATTTAATCAACGAATCCATTTTCGCTCTCGGCGACGTAAAAAAAGGGTATAAGGATAATTCTTTAAATTTTCATTATTTATATTGGACAACGAAGTTATTTCCCGGTCAGGCTTCGTTCGAAGTGATCGGGAAATCGGCCAGAGGTTCGGACATTTTCGCGATCCTACTTACCGATACTCGTCTTTCGGATGACGGAAAAGTTTCCGTTCTTTTCAATTGTGCTCATCATTCTAACGAAGTGATTTCCGTCGAGCATTGCTACGACGTGATATACGGTATTTTATCCTCTAAAAAGGAATATGCGGACGCTCTTTCTAAGCTGAAGATCTGGGTCGTACCGATAGTAAATCCGGACGGAGCCAAAGTTTTTTGGCAGGATACCATTGCCATGGGGCGAAAAAACGGAGCGCCCGGTTACGGACCTATTTTAGAAAAGGATAATCCAGGTGTCGATATTAATAGGAACTATCCTTTTTTTTGGGGGAAGACGAATTCCAATCAAACATCTTCGATTCCTGCCAGTACGTTTTATCGCGGCCCCGGTCCAGCATCGGAACCGGAGACAAAGGCTATGATCGCCTTGGCGGAAAAAGAAAGATTTGCCGGTTCGATTAGCTATCACGCTTATGCGAATTGCATCTTGGTTCCTTATTCCATCGATGATACGAAAAATCCGGAGCCTGATCTTACTTGGGATCTCGGAAAAAGAATCGCGTCGGAAATTCGTAGTTACAATCCCGAAAAGTCGTTTCAAGCAAGAAAAAATATTTACGGAGTCGATGGAGTCGATCAGGATTATTTTTTCTTTAAATACGGTACTCTCGCTTATCTTTTGGAAACATCTCATTCCAACCCCCCTTATTCCGACGTTCCCAAAATCGTCGAATCGATGCGCCCCGCTTGGACTTTACTGTTGGAGGAAATTTTGGAAGGAAACAAAATCTTCTTCCGGATTCGGGATGAGGGCGGACATCCTATATCGGCTAATGTAATATATGAAAATCAAACGTTCTTTCAAAACGAAACTCGCTCTTCCCGTCCTAGAGACGGACTTTTCTTTCAAACGTTTCCGTCTCTTCGAAAGATACGAATTCGTCTGGAAAAAGACGGTTATGAAACTTTATATTGGGAAGGGCCGACTTGGAAATCTTGGAAAGCGGTGGATTTGGTCTTGAAGAGGCTAAGATAG
- a CDS encoding methyl-accepting chemotaxis protein, with product MSIRARVSIYVSLVLIAGFSLLTVVNSIASYRNLRSEIERNSEVTAERWALEVKDMLDVGLGMIRGFRWPLIYATPERSQVINAIRGMLGRNKNWFGMWLIYEPNAFDGRDAQFRNTAGHDATGRFVPYIGRSKGADVLDLEPSVNYDTNDEKAEYYNIPKRTNEMAVIDPYIYPVAGKDVWMISLVAPISLDKDVYGVAGIDIALDQLQAFFKDIKPFRGQGYISLISSKGLYAAHSQHPELLGKQLPNSEELDLVIRTKEQAKKFSFESEDHLHYYLPFRLGRDAKHWVVKISIPKSIFWEDLSKVILESIVSSVLILITVLIVLNVIFKRLITSGLLQAIGFSQEIAKGNLTVHTDYDRDDEIGKVLGAMAQMRDGLRKIVAEISSTAGKISKTSDEMNFSSSHFSDVAQTQASAAEESSAAVEELASSAENVGKSMERAVSNMKEIDGNVILLREQIASINSEMQGLASLATESKEEASSGENAMSSSTRAMAGIRDSASRITEILSIITDISEKTNLLALNAAIEAARAGDAGKGFAVVAEEIGKLAAQTSVSVQEIGNLVNSTNEAVANGNAKVGEASEVLKRLKVRVEEFDRTAKSVLVSVKTQEKNTVEIRQSASSLMNFSMQIEEAVLEQKRATDEITKTILSISEGTQEIAAGADQVTGYSGEMRGQASHLSSLVGRFQTD from the coding sequence ATGAGTATTCGTGCTAGAGTTTCCATATATGTCTCCTTGGTTTTGATTGCGGGCTTTTCTCTTTTAACCGTAGTTAATTCGATCGCCTCCTATAGAAATCTTCGAAGTGAAATAGAACGTAATTCCGAAGTTACGGCAGAACGCTGGGCGCTGGAAGTGAAGGACATGCTTGACGTAGGTTTGGGAATGATCCGAGGGTTTCGATGGCCTTTGATTTACGCAACTCCAGAACGAAGCCAAGTCATCAACGCTATTCGCGGAATGTTGGGGCGGAATAAAAATTGGTTCGGAATGTGGCTGATTTACGAGCCCAACGCTTTCGACGGGAGAGACGCACAATTTAGAAATACTGCCGGTCATGATGCTACAGGAAGATTTGTACCTTATATCGGTCGATCCAAAGGCGCTGATGTCCTGGACTTGGAACCGAGCGTAAACTACGACACTAACGATGAAAAAGCAGAATATTATAATATTCCAAAAAGAACTAATGAAATGGCTGTGATCGACCCGTATATTTATCCGGTTGCCGGTAAGGATGTTTGGATGATCTCGCTCGTGGCTCCAATCAGCCTGGACAAGGACGTTTACGGAGTAGCGGGTATCGATATTGCGTTAGACCAGCTTCAGGCTTTTTTTAAAGATATAAAACCCTTCCGAGGGCAGGGATATATTTCTTTAATTTCATCCAAGGGATTGTATGCCGCCCATAGCCAACATCCGGAACTTCTAGGTAAGCAACTTCCGAATTCGGAAGAATTGGATTTAGTTATTCGGACCAAGGAACAGGCTAAGAAATTCTCTTTCGAATCCGAGGATCATTTACATTATTATCTTCCTTTTCGACTGGGAAGAGACGCGAAACATTGGGTCGTCAAGATCAGTATTCCTAAGTCGATTTTTTGGGAAGATCTAAGCAAAGTTATTTTAGAGAGTATAGTGAGTTCGGTATTAATCCTGATCACCGTATTGATAGTTCTAAACGTTATTTTTAAAAGATTGATCACTTCCGGACTTTTGCAAGCGATCGGATTTTCTCAGGAGATTGCGAAGGGGAACCTTACCGTGCATACCGACTATGATAGAGACGACGAGATCGGAAAAGTTCTAGGGGCAATGGCCCAAATGAGAGACGGTCTTCGTAAAATCGTGGCTGAAATCAGTTCAACTGCGGGAAAAATTTCGAAGACTTCGGACGAGATGAATTTTTCCTCGAGTCATTTTTCGGACGTAGCACAAACTCAAGCCTCGGCAGCGGAAGAATCGTCGGCAGCCGTCGAGGAGCTTGCCTCTTCCGCAGAGAACGTGGGAAAATCCATGGAACGAGCTGTCTCTAATATGAAAGAGATCGACGGTAACGTGATTCTGTTACGCGAACAAATCGCCAGTATTAATAGCGAGATGCAAGGGCTGGCGAGTCTAGCGACGGAATCGAAGGAAGAAGCTTCGAGCGGGGAAAACGCAATGAGTTCCTCCACGAGGGCAATGGCAGGCATCCGGGATTCGGCCTCACGCATTACGGAAATCTTATCGATTATCACGGATATTTCGGAAAAGACGAATCTCTTGGCCCTGAACGCCGCGATCGAAGCGGCCCGCGCAGGGGATGCAGGTAAAGGCTTTGCGGTCGTGGCAGAGGAGATCGGAAAGCTTGCGGCTCAGACGTCGGTATCGGTGCAAGAAATAGGCAATTTAGTAAATTCGACCAACGAAGCGGTCGCAAATGGAAACGCTAAGGTGGGGGAAGCCTCCGAGGTCTTAAAACGCCTGAAAGTTCGGGTCGAAGAGTTTGATCGGACGGCAAAGAGCGTTCTCGTCTCGGTGAAAACGCAGGAGAAAAATACCGTCGAAATTAGGCAGAGCGCTTCCAGCCTAATGAATTTTAGCATGCAAATCGAAGAGGCGGTCCTCGAACAAAAACGGGCTACCGATGAGATTACTAAAACGATTCTGAGCATTTCGGAAGGAACACAGGAGATAGCAGCTGGTGCCGATCAAGTGACCGGGTATTCCGGAGAGATGCGAGGACAGGCTTCCCATCTTAGCTCCTTAGTGGGCCGGTTTCAAACCGACTAA
- a CDS encoding YceI family protein, producing the protein MSYLTDSINGRLYALRILFLAISALPVYEIAGIELPNSNLKVASGKVYFKSEAPQEIIRGVGQTVSGEIDPIQKTLTIDIDLRDFTTANRLRDAHLHDNYLESDDFPFAKYKGKLIFFDSITGKAKTIGTLYLHGREKSDFTIEGILSGKDGHLVYTATFTVLLRDFLIEVPKLLNLKLNQKIEVRTVFLLESPQ; encoded by the coding sequence ATGAGCTACTTAACGGACTCCATTAATGGAAGATTGTACGCGTTAAGAATTCTATTCCTGGCGATTTCGGCTTTACCGGTATATGAAATCGCCGGAATCGAGTTGCCGAATTCGAATCTCAAAGTCGCCTCTGGTAAAGTATATTTTAAAAGCGAAGCTCCGCAAGAAATCATTCGAGGCGTCGGACAGACGGTTTCCGGTGAAATCGATCCGATTCAAAAAACGTTAACTATCGACATCGATCTTCGCGACTTCACGACCGCAAATCGACTTCGCGACGCTCATTTGCATGATAATTATCTGGAGAGCGACGACTTTCCGTTTGCGAAGTACAAAGGAAAGCTTATTTTCTTCGATTCGATCACGGGAAAGGCGAAAACGATCGGAACTCTTTATCTACACGGAAGAGAAAAAAGCGATTTTACCATCGAAGGGATTTTGTCAGGGAAGGACGGACACCTAGTATATACAGCCACTTTCACCGTACTACTGAGAGATTTTTTGATCGAGGTGCCTAAATTACTGAATCTGAAGTTAAACCAAAAAATCGAAGTCAGAACCGTTTTTCTCTTAGAAAGTCCTCAATGA
- a CDS encoding LIC11213 family lipoprotein, translating to MHGLRLNILIRGFRVGNLKFIFPTCKSKVISVRFVLIFIAALVLSCENSGADKIRGGALETLLLSGQQISYQCSVAKPTFASLDQGQGITSHCGQCHSGGNIRAGVDVTSYASLSSIVVSNNPNSSILFRVVIPGGLMSQFTSDLLNQAIYCWIKGGAGP from the coding sequence ATGCACGGATTAAGACTAAACATTTTAATCCGCGGATTTAGAGTCGGGAACTTAAAATTCATTTTCCCGACATGCAAATCTAAAGTCATAAGTGTTCGTTTTGTCCTGATTTTTATCGCCGCTTTAGTCCTATCTTGTGAAAATTCGGGAGCGGATAAAATCAGAGGCGGCGCGTTAGAGACTCTTCTTCTTAGCGGGCAACAAATATCCTATCAATGCTCGGTCGCGAAACCCACATTTGCCAGCCTCGACCAAGGACAAGGAATCACTTCTCACTGTGGACAATGTCATAGTGGAGGAAACATTCGCGCAGGAGTGGACGTTACGAGTTACGCTTCTTTATCCTCGATAGTCGTTTCGAATAACCCGAACAGTAGTATCTTATTTCGGGTGGTTATTCCCGGCGGCCTAATGTCCCAGTTCACCTCGGACCTGTTGAACCAAGCGATTTATTGTTGGATTAAGGGAGGTGCAGGTCCATGA
- a CDS encoding DMT family transporter gives MEQRFAMKQFKNEGALILCTLVWGGTFTATKLSLVSVSPSLFLGIRFAIASAVFLIYALLQKPTKEFYGESKKPRLWFPILLGFWMFLGFACQTIGLKFTTATKSGFLTGTLVVITPILQTIFFRRIPNAGNLLGVIIVMLGLFFLSFDPEVGSGKLSFLFHWGDVITIAGAFFFSLYILLMDRVSREVSIQTLLLSQTLTTSILSFLLAFGLDYLGWETLMWHWETGVLPALVYNGLISSVGTTFLQTKYQKAVTPTRAGLIFSLEPVFSAVIAYYTLGERMQFVGLLGCGLVMTGVLFAELFGSSKERVSKTGA, from the coding sequence ATGGAACAAAGATTTGCGATGAAGCAATTCAAAAATGAAGGTGCTCTCATACTATGTACCCTAGTATGGGGAGGGACGTTTACTGCAACGAAACTGAGCCTAGTTTCCGTTTCTCCGTCCCTTTTTTTGGGAATTCGATTCGCGATCGCTTCGGCGGTATTTTTAATTTATGCCCTATTACAGAAACCGACAAAAGAATTTTACGGAGAATCGAAAAAGCCTCGACTATGGTTCCCTATTCTTTTGGGATTCTGGATGTTTCTGGGATTCGCTTGTCAAACAATCGGCCTAAAATTTACGACAGCAACAAAGTCGGGATTTTTGACCGGGACATTGGTCGTCATAACTCCTATCTTGCAGACTATCTTTTTTCGCCGAATTCCCAATGCGGGAAATTTACTAGGCGTAATCATCGTCATGCTGGGTTTGTTCTTTCTTTCGTTCGATCCTGAAGTAGGCAGCGGTAAGCTATCCTTTTTGTTTCATTGGGGAGACGTCATAACTATCGCGGGGGCTTTTTTCTTTTCACTTTATATTCTCTTAATGGATAGGGTAAGTCGGGAAGTTTCGATACAAACCTTACTTTTATCACAAACGCTAACCACTAGCATACTGTCGTTTTTACTGGCGTTCGGCTTGGATTATTTGGGGTGGGAGACTTTGATGTGGCATTGGGAAACCGGAGTGCTGCCAGCTTTGGTTTATAACGGTTTGATTTCTTCCGTCGGGACTACGTTTTTACAAACGAAATATCAAAAAGCGGTAACTCCGACGAGGGCGGGGTTGATCTTTTCTTTGGAGCCGGTTTTCTCGGCAGTTATCGCATATTACACTTTAGGTGAACGTATGCAATTTGTCGGGTTACTCGGGTGCGGTTTGGTAATGACCGGAGTTTTATTTGCGGAACTCTTCGGATCCTCAAAAGAAAGAGTCTCCAAAACCGGGGCTTGA
- a CDS encoding YncE family protein, with protein sequence MSLYTKNSILPLVFCVFSIGCTVTKAGDYNKSATLLNLLAAGQTQAYVYISNSSTSSFGINPIQAQVGGGFSTLPEISSSVQPAGLIASGIGTGHVLSTLSNSNIVQIIQTGAQQTVLKTIPVGTNPLEIVVDPNNTDHHWTMNNGNASGIDSILCSSEANPNVSSISVVHDDPDPVIIAYIHASICVGKGAHKVAFQTVSPFLALVTNQSDNTVSVIDDDSNSPTFLGAPGINPPDTNGGVLRTITVGTAPLNVAYSSFMNLFYVYNTGAGTISVIDPNGNSGTGALLGSSLNVGKGYTVMKTDVSGRYLILSGTDTTTYSSLAYGILRFLDLADPTGATFGLTRIPKAGFSDFQQSPDGKRLFVASAVSGTSTQISSINSGAFYIFDSSSLPNPSLLQTAMVGSSNQSYRTFSINAMSGSVKNLFVPNYSDGTVTIIDGMSYNPLTTVSVNGNPTYSTIFQPGGADALGGMGGMGGMSGM encoded by the coding sequence ATGTCACTCTATACAAAAAATAGCATTTTACCGCTTGTATTCTGTGTTTTCAGCATAGGATGCACCGTAACGAAAGCGGGGGACTATAATAAGTCCGCCACTCTTCTTAATCTTTTAGCCGCGGGTCAAACGCAGGCGTACGTCTATATTTCCAATTCAAGCACCTCCTCCTTTGGAATTAATCCGATACAGGCTCAAGTTGGTGGAGGATTTAGCACTTTGCCGGAAATCTCGTCTTCCGTCCAACCCGCAGGATTAATCGCATCCGGAATCGGGACCGGACATGTTCTGTCCACTTTATCAAATTCGAATATAGTGCAGATTATTCAAACCGGAGCTCAACAAACCGTTTTAAAAACCATCCCCGTCGGAACGAACCCGCTCGAAATCGTCGTCGACCCGAACAATACCGACCATCATTGGACGATGAATAACGGAAACGCATCCGGAATCGATTCGATCTTATGTTCGTCGGAAGCAAATCCGAACGTATCTTCGATTTCAGTCGTGCACGACGATCCGGATCCCGTTATCATCGCGTACATTCACGCTTCTATCTGTGTAGGAAAAGGAGCGCATAAAGTCGCCTTCCAGACAGTTTCTCCTTTCTTAGCGCTCGTCACCAATCAATCGGACAATACGGTTTCCGTAATAGACGACGATTCAAATTCTCCGACATTTTTAGGGGCGCCGGGAATCAATCCTCCCGACACAAACGGCGGAGTTTTAAGGACAATCACGGTCGGAACCGCACCGTTAAACGTAGCCTATTCTTCATTTATGAATCTGTTCTATGTATACAACACCGGAGCCGGTACGATTTCCGTGATCGACCCTAACGGAAATAGCGGAACCGGAGCCTTACTCGGTTCTTCGCTTAACGTCGGCAAGGGATATACCGTAATGAAAACGGACGTAAGCGGTAGATACCTAATTCTTTCCGGTACGGATACGACTACTTACAGTTCTTTAGCCTATGGAATTTTAAGATTTCTAGATTTAGCGGACCCGACCGGCGCTACGTTCGGTTTAACTCGAATTCCTAAGGCAGGTTTCTCCGATTTTCAGCAATCACCGGACGGAAAAAGACTCTTCGTAGCCTCAGCAGTTTCCGGAACATCGACACAAATTTCTTCGATCAACTCGGGAGCATTCTATATTTTCGACAGTTCATCCCTTCCAAATCCGAGCTTACTCCAGACCGCGATGGTCGGATCTTCCAACCAATCATACAGAACTTTTTCGATAAACGCGATGAGCGGCTCTGTAAAGAATCTTTTTGTTCCGAATTATAGCGACGGAACCGTCACGATTATAGATGGAATGAGTTACAACCCCTTAACGACCGTATCGGTAAATGGAAACCCCACTTATTCCACGATCTTCCAACCGGGCGGAGCAGATGCGTTAGGTGGTATGGGCGGAATGGGAGGCATGAGTGGAATGTAA
- a CDS encoding LIC_11090 family protein, which produces MLNKVSLSVILLTFGVQSAEAAFRQYAFVSLICTCNHASKAETHEADIEDDYFVSKTDSSLQILSVERSGKLPDCHSVKDKQSEHECACKKHEKNYENPGFSFQFLNERSDINFVPIKINSATIIASEVPLSSGYQGNPFRPPHR; this is translated from the coding sequence ATGTTAAACAAGGTCTCACTCTCAGTGATCCTGCTGACCTTCGGCGTTCAATCTGCCGAGGCTGCGTTTAGACAATATGCGTTCGTAAGCCTGATTTGCACTTGTAATCATGCCTCGAAAGCGGAGACTCATGAAGCGGATATAGAAGACGATTACTTCGTTTCAAAGACGGATTCTTCCTTGCAAATCCTCTCTGTCGAACGGTCCGGAAAGCTTCCAGATTGTCATTCCGTAAAAGACAAACAATCGGAGCACGAGTGTGCCTGTAAAAAGCACGAGAAGAACTATGAAAATCCCGGTTTTTCTTTCCAATTCTTAAATGAAAGATCCGATATAAATTTCGTTCCGATTAAGATAAACTCCGCAACCATAATCGCCTCCGAGGTTCCCCTATCCTCCGGTTATCAAGGGAATCCATTTCGTCCACCCCATCGTTGA
- a CDS encoding RNA polymerase sigma factor, translated as MPEKNPIVEVYEINKKSLFVYFYSLTGDFDKADDLVQEVFLILTNDPGKFDPQKGNFYSWAKIVGRNLYFGSQRKTKKVLEGMDMNSIAARLPDEPRIESESIARLSECLKELPDHQRKVIDAKYLTRDSLETIGSKLGITKRSVSRRYAEALRNLRNCLKNQGVGL; from the coding sequence ATGCCAGAAAAGAATCCAATCGTCGAAGTTTACGAAATTAACAAAAAATCCCTATTCGTTTATTTCTATTCGTTAACCGGAGATTTTGACAAGGCTGACGACTTGGTGCAGGAGGTTTTTCTAATCCTTACGAACGATCCCGGCAAATTCGATCCGCAAAAAGGGAATTTCTACTCTTGGGCGAAGATTGTAGGTCGTAATCTTTACTTTGGAAGTCAGCGGAAAACCAAGAAAGTATTGGAGGGAATGGATATGAATTCGATCGCAGCAAGATTACCCGACGAACCGCGTATCGAATCCGAAAGTATCGCCCGTCTTTCCGAATGTTTAAAGGAACTCCCTGACCATCAACGCAAAGTCATAGATGCAAAATACCTCACTCGCGATAGTTTAGAAACGATCGGTTCCAAATTAGGAATCACGAAACGGTCCGTAAGTAGACGATACGCTGAAGCTCTGAGAAATCTTCGTAATTGCTTAAAGAACCAGGGAGTCGGTTTATGA
- a CDS encoding DUF5777 family beta-barrel protein has protein sequence MKKKYFIFLIFLISHSLFGEGSAFMSPTLINMPSTENVGYKNLDLRFNHRFGDAQNGFKDLFGLDSGANILIGADYGITKAISVGAARISENKTYELRSKVRLLSQSSILPFTMSLWGVASQDTDKEIIPLNPAIQPPSTGISVLDANISQNVNHYTLTDNDKRSYMASILVSRKFNKYFSLQLSPTFVHRNFVKSTLRNDRFGVDVGGRLKLFKRVDFTFEAIFTKQRDYIGTDYVSASGPTTLQGVRTLTATDINTLYVLPRDLPAVYFQNVVLHKHVPHYTVPFSFGVDFETGGHVFQLFITDIRALAQTKLLNGGDFDFGKRQYSVGFNIHRSFSFEEEAKGVEWEEIKTDNSGAIENSSEHRQESMKESEKK, from the coding sequence ATGAAAAAGAAATATTTTATCTTCCTGATTTTTCTGATTTCACATTCTCTTTTCGGAGAAGGTTCCGCATTCATGAGCCCGACGCTAATCAATATGCCTTCGACGGAAAATGTCGGATATAAAAATTTAGATCTTAGATTCAATCATAGATTCGGAGACGCTCAGAACGGCTTTAAAGATCTTTTCGGCTTGGATTCTGGAGCAAACATTTTAATCGGAGCCGATTATGGAATTACGAAAGCAATTTCGGTCGGAGCTGCCAGGATCTCCGAGAATAAAACCTACGAGTTACGCTCTAAAGTTCGGTTATTATCTCAATCTTCGATTTTACCGTTCACCATGAGTTTGTGGGGGGTCGCTTCGCAAGATACAGATAAAGAGATCATCCCTTTAAATCCCGCAATTCAACCGCCTTCGACCGGCATTTCCGTTCTAGACGCGAATATTTCCCAAAACGTAAATCATTACACCTTAACGGATAATGATAAAAGAAGTTACATGGCTTCGATTTTGGTTTCCAGAAAATTCAATAAATATTTTTCGTTACAACTTTCGCCGACGTTCGTTCATCGCAATTTCGTGAAATCGACGCTTCGCAACGATCGATTCGGAGTCGATGTGGGAGGAAGGCTTAAATTATTTAAGCGAGTGGATTTTACCTTCGAGGCCATCTTTACGAAACAACGCGACTACATCGGAACCGATTACGTCTCTGCGAGCGGACCAACCACCTTGCAAGGAGTCCGGACCCTAACTGCGACGGATATCAATACTCTTTACGTCCTTCCACGGGATCTACCTGCCGTATATTTTCAAAATGTAGTCCTCCATAAACATGTTCCACATTATACCGTTCCGTTCAGCTTCGGCGTCGATTTCGAAACCGGAGGACATGTATTTCAACTTTTTATCACGGACATACGCGCTTTGGCTCAGACCAAGCTTCTCAACGGAGGAGATTTCGATTTCGGAAAGCGCCAATATTCGGTCGGATTCAATATTCATAGAAGCTTCTCGTTCGAAGAGGAAGCAAAAGGCGTCGAATGGGAAGAGATAAAAACCGATAACTCCGGAGCGATCGAGAATTCCTCCGAACATCGACAAGAATCCATGAAAGAATCGGAGAAAAAATAG